In Streptomyces sp. NBC_00448, the following are encoded in one genomic region:
- a CDS encoding LLM class flavin-dependent oxidoreductase — translation MSRSTTPLHLAVALDGAGWHPAAWREPEARPADLFTASYWAELAAEAERGLLDLVTIEDSLGLQSALPTGPDERTDQVRGRLDAVLTAARIAPLTRHIGLLPVAVVTHTEPFHLSKAVATLDYVSGGRAGVQVRVSARADEAAHFGRRSLPRLPVTELDSPAGRALLAELFGEAADYVEVVRRLWDSWEDDAEIRDVATGRFIDRDKLHYIDFEGPHFSVKGPSITPRPPQGQPVVAALAHRTEPFRLVAGSADLGFTTPHDTGQATAIVTEIREAQEQAGRAGETVHVFADLVALLDEEPGRAAERRARLDARLDAPYAGDALVFAGTSAELADLLEEFARSGLTGFRLRPATLPYDLARISRDLVPELQRRRAFREAYQADTLRGLLGLPRPANRYAPA, via the coding sequence ATGTCCCGATCCACCACCCCCCTCCACCTGGCCGTCGCCCTCGACGGCGCCGGCTGGCACCCCGCGGCCTGGCGGGAGCCCGAGGCCCGGCCCGCCGACCTGTTCACCGCGTCGTACTGGGCCGAGCTGGCCGCCGAGGCCGAACGCGGCCTGCTGGACCTGGTCACCATCGAGGACTCGCTCGGCCTGCAGTCCGCCCTGCCCACCGGCCCCGACGAGCGCACCGACCAGGTGCGCGGCCGGCTGGACGCCGTACTGACCGCGGCCCGGATCGCGCCGCTGACCCGGCACATCGGCCTGCTGCCGGTCGCGGTGGTCACCCACACCGAGCCGTTCCACCTGTCGAAGGCCGTCGCCACCCTCGACTACGTCAGCGGCGGCCGGGCCGGGGTGCAGGTGCGGGTCTCCGCCCGGGCGGACGAGGCCGCGCACTTCGGCCGGCGCAGCCTGCCGCGGCTGCCGGTCACCGAACTGGACTCGCCCGCCGGACGCGCGCTGCTGGCGGAACTGTTCGGCGAGGCCGCCGACTACGTCGAGGTGGTGCGCCGGCTGTGGGACAGCTGGGAGGACGACGCGGAGATCCGCGACGTGGCCACCGGCCGCTTCATCGACCGCGACAAGCTGCACTACATCGACTTCGAGGGCCCGCACTTCAGCGTCAAGGGCCCCTCCATCACGCCGCGCCCGCCGCAGGGCCAGCCGGTGGTGGCCGCGCTCGCGCACCGCACCGAGCCGTTCCGGCTGGTCGCCGGATCGGCCGACCTCGGCTTCACCACCCCGCACGACACCGGCCAGGCGACGGCGATCGTCACCGAGATCCGCGAGGCGCAGGAGCAGGCCGGCCGGGCCGGCGAGACCGTACACGTCTTCGCGGACCTGGTGGCGCTGCTCGACGAGGAACCCGGCCGCGCCGCCGAGCGCCGGGCCCGGCTGGACGCCCGGCTGGACGCGCCGTACGCCGGCGACGCCCTGGTCTTCGCCGGCACCTCCGCCGAACTCGCCGACCTGCTGGAGGAGTTCGCCCGGTCCGGGCTGACCGGGTTCCGGCTGCGGCCGGCCACCCTGCCGTACGACCTGGCGCGGATCAGCCGCGATCTGGTGCCCGAACTCCAGCGCCGCCGGGCCTTCCGCGAGGCGTACCAGGCCGACACCCTGCGCGGCCTGCTCGGACTGCCGCGCCCGGCCAACCGCTACGCCCCCGCCTGA
- a CDS encoding amino acid ABC transporter permease, translated as MPQHDTSGPATAAPDHPPPVTDGTARAPRPRHLDTRPADRELLAARLVPLRRPGQWISAAVLLVLFAMLVHTLVTNPRFQWHVVGHYFLSGSILHGLELTLWLTGAVMASGYLLGVGVAAMRLSRNPVLRTLSFGYVWLVRSVPPLVQLLFWYELASLYPRLSVGVPFGPEFADVRTAHLFSGILAAYVGLTLDVAALSAEIVRGGILSVDPGQREAARALGLGEGRIFRRIVLPQAMPAIIPASGNLLIGMLKATSIVSVIAVQDLLYSSQLIYNQNFLIMPLLLVATIWYIILTTLLSIGQFYVERHYARGNNRSGGRPPRGFWQVARANIPLFGPAKSPAVGLS; from the coding sequence ATGCCCCAGCACGACACCTCAGGTCCGGCCACGGCCGCGCCCGACCATCCCCCGCCCGTAACCGACGGCACGGCTCGGGCGCCCCGGCCCCGGCACCTGGACACCCGCCCGGCCGACCGGGAGTTGCTCGCCGCGCGGCTGGTGCCGCTGCGCCGCCCGGGGCAGTGGATCTCCGCGGCCGTGCTGCTCGTACTGTTCGCGATGCTCGTCCACACCCTGGTGACCAACCCCCGCTTCCAATGGCACGTGGTCGGCCACTACTTCCTGAGCGGCTCGATCCTGCACGGGCTCGAACTCACCTTGTGGCTCACCGGCGCGGTGATGGCCAGCGGCTACCTGCTCGGCGTCGGCGTCGCCGCGATGCGGCTGTCGCGCAACCCGGTGCTGCGCACCCTGAGTTTCGGCTACGTCTGGCTGGTGCGCTCGGTCCCGCCGCTGGTGCAACTGCTCTTCTGGTACGAACTGGCCTCGCTCTACCCGCGGTTGTCGGTGGGGGTGCCGTTCGGACCGGAGTTCGCGGACGTGAGGACCGCGCACCTGTTCAGCGGCATCCTGGCCGCGTACGTCGGGCTCACCCTCGACGTGGCCGCGCTCTCCGCGGAGATCGTCAGGGGCGGCATCCTGTCGGTCGACCCCGGACAGCGCGAGGCCGCACGGGCGTTGGGGCTGGGCGAGGGACGGATCTTCCGCCGGATCGTGCTGCCGCAGGCCATGCCGGCGATCATCCCGGCCTCCGGCAACCTGCTGATCGGCATGCTCAAGGCGACCTCGATCGTCAGCGTCATCGCCGTACAGGACCTGCTCTACTCCAGCCAGTTGATCTACAACCAGAACTTCCTGATCATGCCGCTGCTGCTGGTCGCCACCATCTGGTACATCATCCTGACCACGCTGCTGTCGATCGGGCAGTTCTACGTCGAGCGCCACTACGCCCGCGGCAACAACCGGTCCGGCGGCAGGCCGCCGCGCGGGTTCTGGCAGGTGGCCCGCGCCAACATCCCGCTGTTCGGCCCGGCCAAGTCCCCCGCGGTGGGGCTGTCATGA
- a CDS encoding amino acid ABC transporter ATP-binding protein, with protein sequence MSDDERPLVRVRGLRKSYGANVVLDGVDLDVREGEVTVLLGPSGSGKSTLLRCVNHLEKPDAGFVEIGGDLVGYRHDGGRLHELRARAITRQRADVGMVFQQFNLFPHLTVLDNITEAPVAVRGVPRKQAAARARELLERVGLAGREDSYPRQMSGGQQQRVAIARALAMEPRLLLFDEPTSALDPELVGEVLAVIQDLALSGMTMIVVTHEIGFARKVADTVVFLDGGRIIESGAPADVLSDPRHERARSFLAAVL encoded by the coding sequence ATGAGCGACGACGAGCGGCCCCTGGTGCGCGTCCGGGGCCTGCGCAAGAGCTATGGCGCGAACGTCGTGCTGGACGGCGTCGACCTCGACGTGCGCGAGGGCGAGGTGACCGTCCTGCTCGGCCCGTCCGGCTCCGGCAAGTCCACGCTGCTGCGCTGCGTGAACCACCTGGAGAAGCCGGACGCCGGCTTCGTGGAGATCGGCGGCGACCTCGTCGGCTACCGGCACGACGGCGGGCGGCTGCACGAACTGCGGGCCCGGGCGATCACCCGGCAGCGGGCCGATGTCGGCATGGTCTTCCAGCAGTTCAACCTCTTCCCGCACCTGACGGTGCTCGACAACATCACCGAGGCGCCGGTCGCGGTGCGCGGCGTGCCGAGGAAGCAGGCCGCCGCGCGGGCCCGTGAGCTGCTCGAACGGGTCGGCCTGGCCGGCCGGGAGGACTCCTATCCCCGGCAGATGTCCGGTGGCCAGCAGCAGCGGGTGGCGATCGCCCGCGCGCTGGCCATGGAGCCGCGCCTGCTGCTCTTCGACGAGCCGACCAGCGCGCTCGATCCCGAACTCGTCGGCGAGGTCCTCGCGGTGATCCAGGACCTGGCGCTCAGCGGCATGACGATGATCGTCGTCACGCACGAGATCGGCTTCGCCCGGAAGGTCGCCGACACGGTGGTCTTCCTCGACGGCGGAAGGATCATCGAGTCCGGTGCCCCCGCGGACGTGCTGAGCGATCCGCGCCACGAACGGGCCCGGTCCTTCCTGGCCGCGGTGCTCTG
- a CDS encoding NtaA/DmoA family FMN-dependent monooxygenase (This protein belongs to a clade of FMN-dependent monooxygenases, within a broader family of flavin-dependent oxidoreductases, the luciferase-like monooxygenase (LMM) family, some of whose members use coenzyme F420 rather than FMN.) has translation MSSTPKQIHLAAHFPGVNNTTVWSDPAAGSQIDFSSFVHLAQTAERAKFDFLFLAEGLRLREQGGRIHDLDVVGRPDTFTVLAALAGVTDRLGLAGTINSTFNEPYEVARQFASLDHLSAGRAAWNVVTSWDEFTGQNFRRGGYLAREDRYERARQFLAAVRELLDSWQGDEIVADRADGTFLRAPGPGRFDHRVDQFDIGGHFNVPRSPQGHPVVFQAGDSEQGREFAASAADAIFTRHGTLEAGKAFYADVKGRLAKYGRTPEQLLILPGVTFVLGDTEADARERADVIRHQQVSGATAITFVERLWNRDLSAYDPDGPLPEVEPRYDDSAEPIVRGRADANRDDRRETVARWRAVAEEKKLSLRELVIELTGRQSFIGTPSHVAQELDAFVQADASDGFILAPHLTPGGIDEFADTVVPLLQERGVFRTEYEGETLRDHLGLAHPGRPAAAGRTKAAS, from the coding sequence ATGAGCAGCACGCCCAAGCAGATCCATCTCGCCGCACACTTCCCCGGCGTCAACAACACCACCGTGTGGAGCGATCCGGCGGCCGGCAGCCAGATCGACTTCAGCTCCTTCGTCCATCTGGCGCAGACCGCGGAACGCGCCAAGTTCGACTTCCTGTTCCTGGCCGAGGGGCTGCGGCTGCGCGAGCAGGGCGGCCGCATCCACGACCTGGACGTGGTCGGCCGGCCGGACACGTTCACCGTGCTCGCGGCGCTCGCCGGTGTCACCGACCGGCTGGGGCTGGCCGGCACCATCAACTCCACCTTCAACGAACCGTATGAGGTGGCACGGCAGTTCGCCTCGCTCGACCACCTGTCCGCAGGCCGCGCCGCCTGGAACGTGGTCACCTCGTGGGACGAGTTCACCGGGCAGAACTTCCGCCGCGGCGGCTACCTGGCCCGCGAGGACCGCTACGAGCGCGCCCGCCAGTTCCTCGCCGCGGTAAGGGAGTTGCTGGACTCCTGGCAGGGCGACGAGATCGTCGCGGATCGGGCGGACGGCACCTTCCTCCGCGCGCCCGGGCCCGGCCGGTTCGACCACCGCGTCGACCAGTTCGACATCGGCGGCCACTTCAACGTGCCGCGCAGCCCGCAGGGCCACCCGGTCGTCTTCCAGGCCGGCGACTCCGAGCAGGGACGGGAGTTCGCGGCCTCGGCCGCCGACGCCATCTTCACCCGGCACGGCACTCTGGAGGCCGGCAAGGCGTTCTACGCCGACGTCAAGGGCCGGCTGGCGAAGTACGGCCGGACGCCCGAGCAGCTGCTGATCCTGCCCGGCGTGACCTTCGTGCTCGGCGACACCGAGGCCGACGCCCGCGAGAGGGCCGACGTGATCCGGCACCAGCAGGTCAGCGGGGCCACGGCGATCACCTTCGTGGAACGCCTGTGGAACCGCGACCTGAGCGCGTACGACCCGGACGGGCCGCTGCCGGAGGTGGAGCCGCGCTACGACGACAGCGCGGAGCCGATCGTGCGCGGCCGGGCCGACGCCAACCGGGACGACCGCCGGGAGACCGTCGCCCGCTGGCGGGCCGTCGCCGAGGAGAAGAAGCTCTCGCTGCGCGAGCTGGTCATCGAGCTGACCGGGCGGCAGTCCTTCATCGGCACCCCGTCCCACGTCGCCCAGGAACTCGACGCGTTCGTGCAGGCCGACGCGAGCGACGGCTTCATCCTCGCCCCGCACCTGACCCCCGGCGGCATCGACGAGTTCGCCGACACCGTGGTGCCGCTGCTGCAGGAACGCGGCGTCTTCCGCACCGAGTACGAGGGTGAGACGCTCCGCGACCACCTGGGCCTGGCCCACCCGGGCCGGCCGGCCGCGGCCGGCCGGACGAAGGCGGCGTCGTGA
- a CDS encoding putative leader peptide, whose amino-acid sequence MRGSSEQLMSGNAPVTASGIVTYSRRHIDLQRVAGALCPGASTVRPPRQAG is encoded by the coding sequence GTGCGCGGCAGCAGCGAGCAGTTGATGTCCGGCAACGCCCCCGTCACCGCCTCCGGCATCGTCACGTACTCACGGCGCCACATCGACCTGCAACGTGTCGCCGGCGCCCTGTGTCCGGGCGCGTCGACGGTCCGGCCGCCGCGTCAGGCCGGCTGA